In the Oryza glaberrima chromosome 6, OglaRS2, whole genome shotgun sequence genome, one interval contains:
- the LOC127778089 gene encoding protein WHAT'S THIS FACTOR 1 homolog, chloroplastic-like isoform X2: MARWSSPKDPALEAALRRNRRWIVNNQIKRLLLRFPSRTAPVRLLQSRFKTLDLLGRAANWLRKYPSCFDLFHGGAGGDGDGGEEACFGFTKRMAALVDAEEAAVAASEPAMADRLARVLMLARGRRLQVSKLAALRGPLGLPDDYLLRLLPARTDLFRLANPYPHRRNAAELELLRWVPSLAVSSVEAAAASAADSSAPRFTCSLPPSWAKSHAKIEEFNSTPYISPYSERWAAIGTDADAEKRAVAVVHELLSLTLWKKMSVLKLEHFRREFGLPEDTARMLHRHPCLFYVSNRYKIHTVVLREGYEGSELREKDPVVAAKDRLGELMQEGLHEYNQRRRSENLEKKRRRGEIEIKEEEEEDDEEAVRLDSAEKREERRKFYKVLFNDDNR, translated from the coding sequence atgGCACGGTGGTCCTCCCCGAAGGACCCGGCGCTGGAGGCCGCGCTCCGCCGCAACCGCCGCTGGATCGTGAACAACCAGATcaagcgcctcctcctccgcttcccgTCCCGCACCGCCCCCGTCCGCCTCCTCCAGTCCCGCTTCAAGACGCTCGACCTCCTCGGCCGAGCCGCCAACTGGCTCCGCAAGTACCCTTCCTGCTTCGACCTcttccacggcggcgccggcggcgatggcgatggcggggaGGAGGCCTGCTTCGGGTTCACCAAGCGGATGGCGGCGCTGGTCGACGCCGAGGAGGCGGCCGTCGCGGCGTCCGAGCCGGCGATGGCCGACCGCCTCGCGCGGGTGCTCATGctcgcccgcggccgccgcctccaggtGTCCAAGCTCGCCGCGCTGCGGGGCCCGCTCGGCCTCCCCGACGActacctcctccgcctcctccccgcccgcaCCGACCTCTTCCGCCTCGCCAACCCTTACCCGCACCGCCGCAACGCCGCCGAGCTGGAGCTTCTCCGGTGGGTCCCTTccctcgccgtctcctccgtcgaggcggcggccgcctccgccgccgactcctccgCCCCGCGGTTCACCTGCTCGCTGCCACCCTCCTGGGCCAAGTCTCATGCCAAGATAGAGGAATTCAATTCCACGCCGTACATCTCGCCGTACTCGGAGAGATGGGCGGCGATAGGcacggacgccgacgccgagaagcgagcggtggcggtggtgcacGAGCTCCTCTCGCTCACATTGTGGAAAAAGATGTCGGTTCTGAAGCTGGAGCATTTCAGGAGGGAGTTCGGGTTGCCGGAGGACACGGCGAGGATGCTGCACCGGCATCCGTGCCTCTTCTACGTCTCAAACAGGTACAAGATACACACGGTGGTGCTCCGGGAGGGTTACGAGGGGTCGGAGCTGAGGGAGAAGGATCCGGTGGTAGCGGCGAAGGATAGGCTCGGGGAGCTGATGCAGGAGGGGCTGCATGAGTATAATCAGCGGCGGCGTTCAGAGAatttggagaagaagaggaggagaggagagattgagataaaggaggaagaggaggaggacgatgaggaAGCAGTGCGGTTGGATAGTGctgagaagagggaggagaggaggaagttTTACAAGGTGCTGTTTAATGATGATAACCGCTGA
- the LOC127775485 gene encoding gibberellin-regulated protein 5-like, which translates to MASSTKIPFLLAVLLLLSVAFPEEVMAGGHGRGGSSGGGGGVAGGGNLRPWECSPKCAGRCSNTQYKKACLTFCNKCCAKCLCVPPGTYGNKGACPCYNNWKTKEGGPKCP; encoded by the exons ATGGCGTCCTCCACCAagatccccttcctcctcgccgtcctcctcctcctttccgtCGCCTTCCCAGAG GAGGTGATGGCAGGAGGGCACGGGCGCGgcggaagcagcggcggcggcggaggggtggccggcggcgggaacCTGAGGCCGTGGGAGTGCTCGCCCAAGTGCGCGGGCCGGTGCTCCAACACGCAGTACAAGAAGGCGTGCCTGACGTTCTGCAACAAGTGCTGCGCCAAGTGCCTGTGCGTGCCGCCCGGCACCTACGGCAACAAGGGCGCCTGCCCCTGCTACAACAACTGGAAGACCAAGGAAGGCGGCCCCAAGTGCCCCTAA
- the LOC127778089 gene encoding protein trichome birefringence-like 20 isoform X1 yields MALLNNLCNFRVKTQYYNGRCLIPAISILLLVAVIAVSDTYFPFPVVMPRTLSAWLSYSSFSTSSGGRKADGEACDIFRGEWVPDPDAPYYTNDTCSFIHEHYDCMKYGKLDLGFMQWRWRPDGCDLPRLDPSRFLSAMRGKTLAFIGDSLAKNHMNSLICLLTRVAEPTTSWPSSEHTVYHYGGGYNFTVLNFWAPFLVRSELVDADGPAHTGLWNLYLDEPAAVWAPHVPAFDYAVVSASSWFYRPSMLYEAGRLVGCHHCLLPNVTDLTLRYALRMATRAALRAVVGSDGGGVTAVLRTVSPSQYEGGEWNKDGNCVRTRPYRRGEKTLQGFELDFHTLQVEEFEAAKRAASGGGVRMMLMDTTEAMIRRADAHPSRYRGWTRREEWMKEYFTISNDCVHWCVPGAIDAWNDMLSHMLLTSQS; encoded by the exons ATGGCGCTTCTTAATAATCTCTGCAATTTTCGTGTCAAGACGCAGTACTACAACGGCAGGTGCTTGATTCCCGCCATCTCTATCCTCCTACTCGTCGCTGTCATCGCCGTCTCCGACACATACTTCCCTTTCCCGGTGGTTATGCCGCGAACACTGTCCGCCTGGCTGTCCTACTCttccttctccacctcctccggtGGCCGGAAGGCTGACGGCGAGGCCTGCGACATATTTAGAGGCGAATGGGTGCCAGACCCTGATGCACCCTACTACACCAACGACACCTGCTCGTTCATCCACGAGCACTATGACTGTATGAAGTACGGCAAGCTGGACCTTGGCTTCAtgcagtggcggtggcgtccGGACGGTTGTGATCTCCCCCGTCTCGACCCGTCGCGCTTCCTCTCTGCCATGAGGGGCAAGACCTTGGCCTTCATTGGGGATTCCCTTGCCAAGAACCACATGAACTCCCTCATCTGTCTCCTGACCAGG GTTGCCGAGCCAACGACGAGCTGGCCGAGCAGCGAGCACACGGTGTACCACTACGGCGGCGGCTACAACTTCACCGTCCTCAACTTCTGGGCGCCGTTCCTGGTCCGGAGCGAgctcgtcgacgccgacggGCCGGCGCACACGGGCCTGTGGAACCTCTACCTCGACGAGCCCGCCGCCGTGTGGGCGCCGCACGTCCCGGCGTTCGACTACGCCGTTGTGTCGGCGTCGAGCTGGTTCTACCGGCCGTCGATGCTGTACGAGGCCGGCCGGCTCGTCGGGTgccaccactgcctcctcccCAACGTCACCGACCTCACGCTGCGGTACGCGCTCCGCATGGCCACCCGCGCCGCGCTCCGCGCCGTggtgggcagcgacggcggcggcgtcaccgccGTGCTGCGGACCGTGTCGCCGTCGCAGTACGAGGGCGGGGAGTGGAACAAGGACGGCAACTGCGTCCGGACGCGGCCGTACCGGCGTGGCGAGAAGACGCTGCAGGGCTTCGAGCTCGACTTCCACACGCTGCAG GTGGAGGAGTTCGAGGCGGCGAagagggcggcgagcggcggcggggtgaggATGATGCTGATGGACACGACGGAGGCGATGATACGGCGGGCGGACGCGCACCCGAGCAGGTACAGGGGATGGACGCGTCGTGAGGAATGGATGAAAGAGTACTTCACCATCTCCAATGACTGCGTGCACTGGTGTGTTCCCGGCGCCATTGACGCCTGGAACGACATGCTATCACACATGTTGCTCACATCGCAAAGCTAA
- the LOC127776389 gene encoding cell number regulator 11-like, giving the protein MFYIKALQCHSHINSSRIKDTNCSNYTGITLVYYLETQISVNPPTLYHRFSISNTNSMSGEWSVKLFDCFGDSGTCCLTCWCPCITFGRIAEIVDRGSTSCCMHGTLYVLLATIGCQWLYACTKRSSMRAQYNLQQSPCLDCCVHFFCDSCALSQEYKELEKRGFNMSKGLLAPSQFLLKEHKNREEKRSGCSQRQMFMTNHDL; this is encoded by the exons ATGTTCTACATCAAGGCACTGCAATGCCACAGCCATATAAATAGCAGCAGGATCAAAGATACCAACTGCTCAAACTACACAGGTATAACGCTTGTATATTACCTTGAGACACAGATCTCAGTCAATCCTCCTACCTTATATCACAGATTCTCAATCAGCAATACTAACAGCATGTCTGGGGAGTGGTCAGTTAAGCTCTTCGACTGCTTTGGAGATAGCGGAACCT GCTGCTTGACTTGCTGGTGCCCCTGCATTACGTTCGGTCGCATTGCTGAGATTGTGGACAGAGGCTCAACAT CGTGCTGCATGCACGGGACCTTGTATGTTTTGCTGGCGACAATAGGCTGCCAATGGCTGTATGCTTGTACCAAACGATCCTCAATGCGGGCACAGTACAACTTGCAACAGTCGCCCTGCTTGGACTGCTGCGTCCACTTCTTCTGCGATAGTTGTGCGCTATCCCAAGAATACAAGGAGCTCGAAAAACGCGGCTTCAACATGTCCAAAGGTCTTCTTGCTCCCTCCCAATTCTTACTGAAAGAACACAAAAAcagggaagaaaaaagaagtggATGTTCACAAAGACAGATGTTCATGACTAATCATGATCTTTga
- the LOC127777742 gene encoding basic blue protein-like has protein sequence MAAAAAAAARRGRGSASGGGVVLLCLVAAALLMEAIPAAEAGGKTYYVGDAAGWGRNLDWWLAGKTFYAGDVLVFKYNKEYHDVAVVGGKGYRRCKVPRNKDTVVLRTGYDQVTLRRGNNYFICGMPGHCDAGMKLAVKAW, from the exons atggcggcggcggcggcggcggcggctcgccggggAAGAGGCAgtgcaagcggcggcggcgtggtgctcCTGTGccttgtggcggcggcgctgctgatggaggccatccccgccgccgaggccggcggCAAGACGTACTACGTGGGCGACGCCGCCGGGTGGGGCCGCAACCTCGACTGGTGGCTCGCCGGCAAGACCTTCTACGCCGGCGACGTGCTCG TGTTCAAGTACAACAAGGAGTACCACGACgtggcggtggtcggcggcaaGGGGTACCGGCGGTGCAAGGTGCCGAGGAACAAGGACACGGTGGTGCTGCGGACCGGGTACGACCAGGTGACGCTCCGGCGAGGGAACAACTACTTCATCTGCGGCATGCCGGGCCACTGCGACGCCGGCATGAAGCTCGCCGTCAAGGCGTGGTAG